One stretch of Lucilia cuprina isolate Lc7/37 chromosome 6, ASM2204524v1, whole genome shotgun sequence DNA includes these proteins:
- the LOC111681268 gene encoding cytochrome P450 6a9 has translation MIFEILILTLLAILAYFYKILRQRYSYWQTLGIACDEPTFLLGNITGIGSKRAFVEIWQQFYDKYKNTGPFAGFYWFFKPAVFVFDPALLKLILIKDFSKFVDRGFYVNEEDDPLSGMLFNLEGNKWRHMRNKLSPTFTSGKMKTMFPIITNISKEFVQVFGNAAKENDIIEVGDLMARFTTDVIGSCAFGLEMSSLRDPNNKFRMMGRKSIVEQRYGRIGIAFRNSFPQLAKKLHMKDTLQEVEDFFMGIVKETVRYREENNVRRNDFMDMLIDLKNNKLMKSETGEELTNLTLEEIAAQAFVFLVAGFETSSTTMGFALYELAQHEDIQQEAREEVRQVLEKHNQEFTYEAMKEMMYLEQVIAETLRLYTVLPLITRYASEDYPVPGHSKFVIKKDMLVLIPAGAIHRDERYYPNPNVFNPDNFTADKVAQRDSVLHMPFGDGPRNCIGMRFGKMQALVGLAVLLKNFKFSVCDKTQIPMKYDKNNFLCSSEGGIHLRVNRL, from the exons atgatttttgaaattttaattctaaCATTATTAGCAATTTTGgcttatttctataaaatattgcgTCAGCGTTATAGTTATTGGCAAACGTTGGGCATAGCTTGTGACGAGCCCACATTTTTACTGGGCAATATAACCGGTATAGGTTCTAAACGAGCCTTTGTTGAGATATGGCAGcaattttatgataaatataaaaatacaggACCATTTGCTGGATTTTATTGGTTCTTTAAACCGGCAGTGTTTGTATTCGATCCGGCACttttgaaattgattttaataaaagatttcTCTAAATTTGTGGATCGTGGTTTCTATGTGAATGAAGAAGATGATCCCTTGTCGGGTATGTTATTCAATTTAGAGGGCAATAAATGGCGTCATATGCGTAATAAGTTATCACCCACCTTTACCTCGGGTAAAATGAAAACTATGTTCCCCATTATTACCAATATCAGTAAAGAATTTGTGCAGGTATTTGGTAATGCGGCAAAGGAGAATGATATAATAGAGGTGGGTGATCTAATGGCGCGTTTTACCACCGATGTTATAGGCAGCTGTGCTTTTGGTTTGGAAATGAGCAGTCTACGTGATCCCAATAATAAGTTCCGCATGATGGGCCGTAAGTCCATAGTAGAACAACGTTATGGTCGTATAGGCATAGCCTTTCGTAATAGTTTTCCTCAATTGGCTAAGAAGTTGCATATGAAAGATACTTTACAAGAAGTGGAGGACTTTTTCATGGGTATTGTTAAGGAAACTGTACGCTATCGAGAAGAAAATAATGTAAGACGTAATGATTTCATGGACATGTTAAtcgatttgaaaaataataaattaatgaaatcgGAAACTGGAGAAGAATTGACTAATCTTACTTTAGAGGAAATAGCAGCACAGGCTTTTGTATTTTTGGTAGCTGGGTTTGAAACTTCTTCCACAACCATGGGTTTTGCTCTCTATGAATTGGCTCAACATGAAGATATACAACAAGAAGCTCGAGAAGAAGTAAGACAAGTTTTAGAGAAACATAATCAAGAATTTACCTATGAAGCCATGAAGGAAATGATGTATTTGGAACAAGTTATTGCAG aaACTTTGCGTTTATATACCGTTTTACCTTTAATAACCCGTTACGCCTCTGAGGATTACCCCGTACCGGGTCATtcgaaatttgttataaaaaaagatatgtTAGTATTAATACCGGCCGGCGCTATACATCGTGATGAACGTTATTATCCTAATCCTAATGTTTTCAATCCCGATAATTTTACTGCCGACAAGGTAGCCCAACGTGATTCTGTTCTACATATGCCTTTTGGTGATGGTCCACGCAATTGTATTGGTATGCGTTTTGGCAAAATGCAAGCATTGGTGGGTCTGGCGgtacttttgaaaaatttcaagttttcaGTGTGTGATAAGACGCAAATACCTAtgaaatatgataaaaataactttttgtgCAGTTCTGAGGGTGGTATCCATTTGAGAGTTAATAGACTTTAG
- the LOC111681282 gene encoding cytochrome P450 6a9-like, with translation MSMLSFLLTTLTGLLVALFLHLRKKLSYWQSLGVKCEEPHFLLGNLKGVQTKRGFYQIWQEYYDKFRGSGPFVGFYWFYKPAVFVLEPQLIKNILIKDFQNFTDRGFFHNEKDDPLSGQLFLLDGLKWKNMRNKLSPTFTSGKMKFMFPTVIRVGEEFIEVFDRMIKEQDSIVEVKELLARFTTDVIGTCAFGIECSSLKDPNAEFRVMGRKALVEQRHNQLVIAFMASFIELARKLHFKQTPDNIEEFFLRIVRETVEYREKNNIRRNDFMDMLIDLKNKKLIKTEHGEELTNLTLEEIAAQAFVFFNAGFETSSTTMGFALYELAQNEEVQERARQEVLKNFAKHDQKFTYECMKDMVYLEQVMAETLRLYTVLPILNRSCLEDYVVPGHPNLVIKKGMPIIIPIGAIHRDEKYYPEPLKFNPDNFTPDKVAERDSVLWLPFGEGPRNCIGLRFGKMQTIIGLALLLKNFKFSICPKTEMPLTLSKKSFLLSTEKGIYLKVTKVE, from the exons ATGTCAATGTTATCGTTTCTCTTGACTACTCTCACGGGTCTGTTAGTCGCTCTTTTTCTACACTTACGCAAAAAGTTATCCTACTGGCAATCGTTGGGTGTGAAGTGTGAAGAACCTCATTTTTTGTTGGGCAATTTAAAAGGAGTACAAACGAAACGAGGATTCTATCAAATTTGGCAAGAATATTATGATAAGTTCCGTGGCAGTGGTCCCTTTGTGGGTTTTTATTGGTTTTACAAACCGGCGGTTTTTGTTTTGGAGccacaattaattaaaaatattttaataaaagattttcaaaatttcacggATCGTGGCTTTTTTCACAATGAAAAAGATGATCCTTTATCGGGTCAATTATTTCTGTTGGATGGCTTGAAATGGAAAAATATGAGAAATAAACTATCGCCCACTTTTACCTCgggtaaaatgaaatttatgtttCCCACAGTTATACGAGTGGGAGAGGAATTTATAGAGGTTTTCGATAGAATGATAAAGGAACAGGACAGCATTGTAGAGGTTAAGGAATTGCTGGCCCGTTTTACCACCGATGTTATAGGCACTTGTGCCTTTGGCATTGAATGCAGCAGTTTAAAAGATCCTAATGCGGAATTTCGGGTAATGGGTCGTAAGGCCTTGGTCGAACAGAGACACAATCAATTGGTTATAGCTTTTATGGCTAGTTTTATAGAATTAGCCCGTAAGTTGCATTTCAAACAAACACCCGATAATATAGAAGAATTTTTCTTGCGCATTGTCAGGGAGACTGTGGAATATCGTGAGAAAAATAATATCAGACGTAATGATTTTATGGATATGTTGATTGAtttgaaaaataagaaattaattaaaaccgAACATGGTGAGGAATTGACCAATTTAACTTTGGAAGAGATAGCAGCCCAAGCATTTGTATTCTTTAATGCGGGCTTTGAAACTTCATCTACAACTATGGGCTTTGCTTTATATGAATTGGCTCAAAATGAAGAGGTACAGGAGAGAGCCAGACAAgaagttttaaagaatttcgCGAAACATGATCAGAAGTTTACTTATGAATGCATGAAGGATATGGTATATTTGGAGCAAGTAATGGCAG aAACCCTTCGCTTGTACACAGTTTTGCCCATACTAAATCGCTCCTGTTTAGAAGACTATGTAGTGCCCGGTCATCCCAATTTGGTGATCAAAAAAGGCATGCCCATTATAATACCCATCGGTGCTATACATCGTGATGAAAAATATTACCCCGAACCGCTTAAATTCAATCCCGATAATTTTACTCCCGATAAAGTGGCCGAACGTGATTCAGTCTTATGGTTGCCTTTCGGAGAGGGACCACGCAATTGCATTGGTTTACGATTTGGTAAAATGCAAACAATTATCGGTTTAGCTTTACtcttaaagaattttaagtTTTCGATATGCCCCAAAACTGAAATGCCTTTAACActaagtaaaaaaagttttctattgagtACAGAGAAGGGTATCTATCTGAAGGTAACTAAAGTGGAATGA